The DNA region TATTATAAATCTGATCATTAACTTTTTGCATTTTTATTTCATTTAATTTATTTTCAAGATCTGAAAGAAGGGAAAATGTTTTAGCATATGCATCATCCAAGTCTTTCAATAATTGGTCAACTAATTCCATTTTGTTATCTAAAGCTCTCAATCTTGTTGAAGTAATTTTTTGAAAACGAGCCAAAAAGATATTTCCTTCTTCGGTAATATCTTTTTGTTTTTCGTTTTGATTTTCTTGGACAAAATTTATAAACTTAAATAAAAAAAAGATGTTTATTAAAGAAATTACTATTGAAACCAAAACTAACAGATACAATAATACCATCGTATCCTCCTTAGAAATCCCAAAATACTTATTATTTTAGCGTTGATTCTTTTACAAAATACCTCCTTACTTCTAATCCTTATTAATTCCTAATTTCTTTACCTTTTTCGGTACTTGCAGCCAAGGAATCGGGAAAAGGCTGTGTCCTGAACCCATTTTAAATTCAAAAACTTATTTTCTAAAGATTATCATTTCTAAAGTCCCTATCTAATACTTATTAACTATGAGTTTCTTTAACTTCTTCACTATGTGTAGCGAAAAAAAGAAATAGGGTTCCACAATAACCTCACTTTAACTTCAAAAACTTATCTTTTAGAAAATCTTTGTTTTAAAGCTAATATTTCTCCAATTGGCGATTTAATCTGTTAATTTTTGTAAAATTGTATAGTTGGATAATTTAAAGAACCAGTATGAGAATATCCAATAACGTTTTGTTCAATGTATGTTGGATTTGGATTTACACTCACAACTTCCCAACTATTTGGATAATGAATAGTAACATTGACACGCTCATTTTCTGCACTTAAAAGCTGATTTGGTAGAGAAAATTCAATAACTCCATCTTCTTTTTCCACAACGAACCCTTTTAACGTAACAGTTTCATCAACAGTAATGTTAGGAAAATTTGAATTTATAGTAGAGACATAAGATATCACAACAAAATCTCTTGGAATTTGCTCTTTCAGCTTATTCAAAGTATCTTGGAAAAGCCGCGCTTTTTCTTCATCAGGAGTATTGAATCCAGCTAATAATGTATTAAAATCATTTTCTTTTTCTGTCCTAATATTAACCTTTGTAGAAAAATCTACCGTTAGATCTTCATGAATATCAAATATCACTTCTCTGGAAAGAACTTGAAAGTTTGGACTAAGATTTCTATACATAAAAAATTGAAATATACCTAACCCTATAAAAAAAATCAAAGTAATGATTATAAAATTAAAATTATTACTTCTCTTTTGTTTATCATTTTGAGCCATTAAAATTCCTCCCATTTTTTTCAAAAATGCACCAAAATCATATTATTTTTTTATTTTTTAAATACTCTAAAACTTTGTTAACAGATTCTTCAACAGACTCTTTTTCTGTATTCAATACCAATTCCGGATTTTCTGGTTCTTCATACGGAGCAGAAACACCTGTAAACTCTTTTATTTCACCTCTTAACGCCTTTTCGTACATACCTTTTGTATCACGTTGCTTCAACACATCGATGGAACATTTAACATATATTTCTACAAATTCGTCTTCTTTTACAAGGGAACGAACTCTTTGTCTATCTTTCTTATATGGAGATATAAAAGCAGTTATCGCAATAATTCCAAGATCTGCGAACAGTTTTGCAACTTCACCGATTCTTCTTATATTTTCTTCTCTGTCTTGTGGTGAAAAACCGAGATCTCCATTTAAACCGTGCCTAATATTGTCTCCATCTAAAACATATGCAAGATGCCCCATATTCAATAATCTATATTCCAACTCATGCGCAATCGTAGATTTTCCCGACCCTGATAAACCTGTTAACCATAAAATTACTCCTTTTTGTCTTAAAAATCTCTCTCTATCTTCTTTTTTTATCTTACCTTCATGCCAAACAACGTTTTCACTTTTTTTCCTTTCCACTTGTTTACCTCCACTATAAATATTTTATACCCACTTTAGAAATTTTAAAACTTACATTTTGTCATTATTTTAGTTTTAAATTTTTTCAAAAATACCTCCATAGATCTAATCTTTACTAATTCTTAATTCTTTTAACTTTTTCGGTACTTGTAGCAAAGAAAGGGAGCTGGACTCCGCCCTGAACCCATTTTAAATTCAAAAACTTATTTTCTGAAAATTTTCATTTCTAAAATAATAAAATAAAATTAAATCCCCTTTGATAGAAAATCTGTTGCTTTGAAAAACTATTGTAAAAATAATCAAAGTATATTATACCAAAAATTACTGACATTTATTAATTTAAAAATTTTTACAAACGTTAAGTATCAAAAAATCACAAAATATATATTTTCAAAATTTTTATTAAAAAATAAAATTAGTTTACTTGTAACCTTATATAAAAATTCGCTCTATATAATATTTTGTTGAAAAAATCGATAATATCAAAAATCTGGAGGCTTACAAATATGGATAATAGTCAAATATGGTTTTTAGGTGTCTTTTCGAGTCTTATAGCTGGCTTGGCAACTACAATAGGTGCAATTCCTGTCTTATTTTTAAAAAAACAAATGACAGAAAAACAAATGGACATTCTATTAGGATTTGCTGCGGGTGTAATGCTTGCAGCTACTATGTTTTCACTCATTGTTCCAGCAATAGATACAGGCGGTGTATTTATAACCATTATCGGTATTTTAGTAGGGGCTATTGTCATTGATTTAATAGATTACTTTTCCCCTCATGAACACTTCCTCAAAGGAAAAGAAGGCCCAGAACTTATACAATTGAAAAGAATTTGGCTTTTTGTTATTGCCATCGCACTTCATAACTTTCCAGAAGGAATGGCTGTAGGCGTTAGTTTTGGAGGAGGCATGATAGCAAATGGAATCACTGTGGCAATAGCAATCGGCTTACAAAACATTCCAGAAGGAACCGCAACGGCATTTTCTCTAATTAAAGCTAATTACAACGCCAAGCAAAGCTTCTTTTGGACTTTTCTAACAGGTTTGGTAGAACCACTTGGTGGACTATTAGGTGCTTCTTTAGTTGTTTTAATGAAACCGGCTCTGCCTTTTTTCTTATCCTTCGCAGCTGGCGCTATGCTTTATGTAATAAGTGATGAAATAATACCAGAAACACATTCTCATTCAAATGAAAGAGCTGCAACCTTTTCATTAATTGGTGGATTTCTTATAATGCTTATTCTTGATGTCATGCTGGGATAATTTCAAAAATCCCAAATGTTTTATCAAATTAAACATAAAATATATTGTTCTTACCTTCTTTTTTAGCTTTGTACAAATTTTCATCTGCTTTTAAAAAAAGTGAATATATTTCATTGCTATTTCCAAAACTTATCCCTACAGACAACGTACAACCTGTTTTTTCAAAAAAAACGTTCTTTAAACGACCTAATACTTTTATTGCATTTTCTTTTGAAATATTCGATAGGATTATTATAAATTCATCTCCACCATAACGAAAAATTTTATCGCTTTTTCTAAAGTTATTAATCATAATTTGTGAAAGTTCTTTTAATATCTTGTCTCCATTTTCATGACCAAACCTATCGTTTATCTCTTTGAAATTATCTATATCAATAAATGCAAAAGCTATTTTCATGTTTTTTAAATATGTCAAAGATGATATATATTTTTCATAACTCCTTCTGTTTCCGACTTTTGTGAGGGTATCCAGTTCAGCTTCTTCCTTTAAAATATTCATAAATACTTTATTCTGCCAAATTAACGCACTTTGTTTGGCAAAATAATCTAAGATCTCTAATTGTACATCTGTTATTGGCTTGGCATTGTATCTATTATCGCACAGATAGAAAGCAAGGTTTCCTTCACTTATATTCATCGGAGAAAAAGCTATCTCTCCCCTTAAATCAAAAGAGTCTACTATATATTGATCTAAGTTGACTTGTTGGTAGCTTAATCGTTTTATTAAAACTGATAGCCGATTTTAAAAGTTTATTTTTCATAAATTTTTCTTTGATTATTTTGATATCCTTGATTTTCTCCTCTAAGTTCGAAAAGAACATTTTCCCAATTTTGTAATTATTTAAATAAGGAATTATATTGCTTTCTAAAGTTTCAAAAGACTCATAAATTCGGTGCGCTTCTACTTCATCAGCCGGGCCAATCGCCCTTTGTACCTTAAAAAATTCTTCATCTTCTCTAAACAATATAACTCTGTTAAAATTACCAGCAAATCCTCCTGTTATGCCAACCATTACTGCATATATCATTTCATCTATAGATGTTTTTGGTTTATATACTTTTTCTAAGATTATCTTAGAAGTTCTAAATACACTATCCATATAGGCAGAATCTAAAAGAATGTTTGTTAATACAAGACCTATTAAAGAATCTGCTTTTTTTAAAATTTTGTAAATGAAAAAAGACTCTTCTTTTAGTAATGTGTCGTAATCAACATATACTCCTTTTATTTTTTTAGGGAATCTGATTTCAATACTCTGATCCGCAATCTCTTCAACTTCCTTAATATCTTTAATTTCAAATATTTCGAAAGAATTACAAATTTTTATAAATTTATACAACGTTTCCGGAACTAACTCTGGTTTTCTATGTATTGATATGTTAACTTCAAAATTAAATATAAAGTCTTTTGTAAAATTTTCAATCAAAAGAGTCACGCCAGGATTAATATATGACCTTTTAATATTTCTTTCGTATTTTTTAGGAATTGAAATCATATTAATCACATCTCCGTTATTTGCACCCACATTTTCATAACTATATCTAAAATCTCCTCCGGCGTTATTAATTCTCCTGTAGTTTTAGTTAAAGATTCGACATGCCTATTCATTTTATTTAATTTAGACATCTCTCTGGCATATTGACCTGTATTCATTTCTGGAACAATAATAATTTGTGCATCCCTAAAAATCATTTTAAGTCTTGATGTTGGCATAGGCCAAATTGTGATAGGCTTAAAAAGTCCCACGGGTATTTTATCCGATCTTGCTTGTTTAACTGCCCTTAAAGCACTCCTAGCAACACTACCAAAAGCAACGATAACAATTTGTGCATCTTGCAACATATATTCATTATAAATAGATATCTCCTGTGTAGAAAGTCGAATTTTAGAATCAAGATGTTCTATTACCTTTGCAATAATATTAGGATCCCTTATAGGAAACCCGCTTTCATCGTGTGTCAAACCTGACACATGAAACCGCGTTTTCCCCATTTCTACTAAGGGATTTACTGAG from Petrotoga sp. 9PWA.NaAc.5.4 includes:
- a CDS encoding DUF4897 domain-containing protein, giving the protein MAQNDKQKRSNNFNFIIITLIFFIGLGIFQFFMYRNLSPNFQVLSREVIFDIHEDLTVDFSTKVNIRTEKENDFNTLLAGFNTPDEEKARLFQDTLNKLKEQIPRDFVVISYVSTINSNFPNITVDETVTLKGFVVEKEDGVIEFSLPNQLLSAENERVNVTIHYPNSWEVVSVNPNPTYIEQNVIGYSHTGSLNYPTIQFYKN
- the cysC gene encoding adenylyl-sulfate kinase, whose protein sequence is MERKKSENVVWHEGKIKKEDRERFLRQKGVILWLTGLSGSGKSTIAHELEYRLLNMGHLAYVLDGDNIRHGLNGDLGFSPQDREENIRRIGEVAKLFADLGIIAITAFISPYKKDRQRVRSLVKEDEFVEIYVKCSIDVLKQRDTKGMYEKALRGEIKEFTGVSAPYEEPENPELVLNTEKESVEESVNKVLEYLKNKKII
- a CDS encoding ZIP family metal transporter yields the protein MDNSQIWFLGVFSSLIAGLATTIGAIPVLFLKKQMTEKQMDILLGFAAGVMLAATMFSLIVPAIDTGGVFITIIGILVGAIVIDLIDYFSPHEHFLKGKEGPELIQLKRIWLFVIAIALHNFPEGMAVGVSFGGGMIANGITVAIAIGLQNIPEGTATAFSLIKANYNAKQSFFWTFLTGLVEPLGGLLGASLVVLMKPALPFFLSFAAGAMLYVISDEIIPETHSHSNERAATFSLIGGFLIMLILDVMLG
- a CDS encoding GGDEF domain-containing protein encodes the protein MNISEGNLAFYLCDNRYNAKPITDVQLEILDYFAKQSALIWQNKVFMNILKEEAELDTLTKVGNRRSYEKYISSLTYLKNMKIAFAFIDIDNFKEINDRFGHENGDKILKELSQIMINNFRKSDKIFRYGGDEFIIILSNISKENAIKVLGRLKNVFFEKTGCTLSVGISFGNSNEIYSLFLKADENLYKAKKEGKNNIFYV